The Nocardia sp. NBC_01329 sequence TCCGGTCAAGCGGCCCCGCTCGCCCCCACCGCACCCGGGTCTGCACTACCGACCAAGCTGCGTACCTGGCGCGCCGCCACCGACAGCGTGGCCAGATCGGAGCTGTCACTGGCGAATATCTCGGCCAGCGAGGCGGCAGCCCGAGCCAGTCGAGACTTGTTCGTGGACTCCCAGTACGAGATCTTCTCGCCTATCGCGTCCTCGGGATCGCTGGTGCCGGCAACGTCCAGCGTCAGCAGGCGCAGCGATTCGTAGAGGTCATCGCGTACAGCCAATCTCGCCAGGGTCGGCCACCGTTGCCCCTGTTCGACGTCGGCGACCGCGGTCAGCAACCGCTCGATCTGATAGTGCGAGTTCAGCGCGAAATACAGTTCCGCCATCTCCGCCCGGTCACGCTCGGCGATATCGGCGATATCGAGCACATCCAGCAGCGGGAACAGATAGCTCGTCCGGAACACATCGCCGGCAATGTCTTCCGGCGCACCCCGTCGGACAACCGCGTCGGCCTGCTGCGACAAGTCGTCCTGCAGATGCTGGGGCAACCAATCCCGGATCCGGGCGGCCAGAGCGCCCACTCCGTCGCGATAGCGCGCGATATCCGCGCCGATGGCGATCGGCTGCGGACGGTTCAACAGCAGCCAGCGTGCCGCCCGGACCAGTGTCCGGCCGACCTCGAGCTCCAATTCGTCACGTACCGCTGTCGGCATCGCAGCCGTGCGGATCCGATCCCAGATAGAACGGAGGCCGAAGATATCGCAGGCAGCGGTGAACGCACGCACCGCGTCGTCGGTGGTGGCGCCGACCTCCTCACCGAGCTGGAAGGCGAAGGTGAGCCCGCCGTAGTCGACCACATCGTTGACGACCATCGTGGCGACGATCTCCCGGCGCAGCCGATGTTCACCGATCGCGGTCGCGAAGCGGTCTCGCAACGGTGTCGGGAAGTACGCGGGCAACGCCGAAGCGAAAGCGGGACTGTCGGGCAGATCACCGGCGAGCAGATCGGCTTTCAACGCCAGCTTCACATGGGCGAGGACATTCGCCAGCTCCGGAGACGTGAGACCGGCGCCGGCCGTGATCCGGCGCTGCATCTCCACATCTGTGGGCAAGGCTTCCAGCCCGCGGTCCAGCCCGCGGCGGACCTCCAGCTCGTTCAGCAGCCGACGGTGCACCGCAGCCTGCGGAACGGCCCGGGACCTGGACAGACCCATGCGGAAGTTCTGGGAGATGTTGTCGCGCAACACCAGATCCGAAACCTCGTCGGTCATCTCGGCCAGCAGGGGGTTACGCTCGCCGACCGCCAGCTCGCCGCTCGAAACCACGGCATCGAGCAGAATCTTGATGTTGACCTCGTGGTCGGAGCAGTCCACACCGGCCGAGTTGTCCAACGCGTCGGTGTTCATCCGGCCACCGTGCCGGCAGAATTCGATCCTGCCCAGCGCCGTGGCACCCAGATTGCCACCTTCACCGATCACTTTGACCCGCAAGCGGTCGGCATCCACTCGCACGGTGTCGTTGGATTTGTCGCCGACCTCGGCGTGCGTCTCACTGCTCGACTTGATGTAGGTGCCGATACCGCCATTCCACAGCAGGTCGACCGGGGCTGTCAGAATCGCCCGGATCATCTCCGGCGGAGACAATTTCGTCACCTTGGCGTCCAGCCCCAGCGATTCGCGTATCTCCGGCGTGACGGCGATCGCCTTGGCGCTCCGGTCGAAGACGCCACCGCCCTTACTGATCAGCGAGCGGTCGTAGTCCGCCCAACTGGACCGGGGCAGCTCGAACAGGCGCCGGCGCTCACGGAACGACCGCGCCGCCTCCGGGTCCGGATCGAGGAAGATGTGCCGGTGGTCGAACGCAGCGACCAGCCGGATGTGCTCGGAGAGCAACATGCCGTTCCCGAACACATCGCCGCTCATATCACCCACGCCGACGACAGTGAAATCCTGTGCCTGCGTATCGATATCCATTTCCGCGAAATGGCGCTTGACGCTCTCCCAGGCACCCTTGGCGGTGATTCCCATAGCCTTGTGGTCGTATCCCACCGAGCCGCCCGAGGCGAAGGCGTCACCGAGCCAGAACCCGTGGCTCTGCGCCACGTCGTTGGCGATATCGGAGAAGGTCGCGGTCCCCTTGTCCGCGGCGACGACCAGGTAGGAATCGTCGCCGTCGCGGCGCACCACACGATCCGGCGGTAGCACGGCCCCGGTCACCCGGTCGAGGTTGTCGGTGATGTCGAGCAGACCCGAGATGAACATGCGGTAGCAGGCCACCCCTTCGGCCTGGCGATCCCGGCGATCCATCGCATCGTCACCGGTAACGGCGGGCGGCCGTTTCATGACGAACCCGCCCTTCGCTCCCACCGGAACGATCACCGCGTTTTTCACGGCCTGAGCTTTCACCAGCCCCAGGACCTCGGTACGGAAATCGTCGAGCCGGTCCGACCACCGCAGTCCGCCGCGCGCCACCGCACCGTAACGCAGATGCACGCCTTCCATCCGTGGCGAGTAGACGAATATCTCGTATCTGGGGCGCGGCTGCGGCAGCAGGTCGAGCTGCTGCGGGTCGAATTTGAGCGAGAGGTACGGCAGCGGTGTGCCGCTGGTGTCATGACGGAAGTAGTTGGTGCGCAGGGTCGCCGAGATCAGCTCGAGCAGAGCACGCAGTATCCGGTCGGTATCCAGCCCGACCACAGCGTCGATTTCGGCGGTGAGCCGCGCGGTGATCTCCTCGGTACGCTCGGAAGCCGCGTCGGCGGCGTCCGGGTCGAAGTAGGCTTCGAACAACTCGGTGAACCTGCGGGTCATGACCGGGTTCGCCAGCAGCACCCGGGTGATACCGGCTACTCCGTAGCCGAATCGCGCCTGTTTCAGGTACTTGGCGTAGGCACGCAGCATGACGATCTGGCGCCAGTGCAGACCCGCTCGCAGCACCAGTTCGTTCAATCCGTCGGTTTCGGCAGCGCCGAACCACATGGCTTTCACCGCGTCCTGGAAACGCTGGGCGAGACCGCCGGCGAGATGTGTCTCGTCCAGGACCGTGCCGAGTTCAGCGTCGGTCACCGCATCACGCAACAGGGCCGTCGGAACCTGCAGAGTGAAATCGTAGATCCAGCGACGCCTGCCGTCCTTCAGATCCAGCCGGTAGGGCCGCTCGTCGACGGCCTCCACCCCGAGGCTGTGCAGCACGGGCAGCACGCGACTCAGGGATATACCCGCGCCGGCCACATAGAGTACGAACCGCCAGGACCCGGCGGGCGCATCCGCGGTGCGGTAGAGGACCGTATCTATTTCCCCGTCCGCGAGCCGCTCCAGCCGACGCAGTTCGGCCAGGGCGCGTTCGGGCCCGAACTCCTGCTGGTAGCTCAGGGGGAACGCGGCGGCATACGCACTCGCCGTCGCGGGCGCGACGCCGGTCGCTCCGGCCGCTGCGGATTCGAGCCGGTCCGACCAGGTACGTGTGGTGGCGAAAAGCAGGTCCTGGACCCGTTGCCGGTTCTCCTCGGAGAGGTCCGCCGCCCCCGCGCCGGCGGCGCGGTGCACGGTGAAGTACACGACAGCCAAGTCCGACTCCGTGACCCGGGCCGAGTATCCGATCCGAGCGGCGTCGAACTCGCTGCCCACGATGTCCTGCATCCGCAACCGGACTTGGCTGGAGTAGCGGTCGTTCGGCATATAGACCAGGCAGTAGACGGCGCCGCTGCGCGGATCCTGTCGCAGGAACAACCGTATCTGGCGGCGCAGTCCCAGATTCATCACCGCGGATACCTCGTCGAACAGACGCCGGGCATCCGCGGAGAACAGTTCGGCGCGCGGGAAGCTCTGCATCACTTCGAGCATCGACCGGCCGGAGAACGAGTTCAGATCGAAGCCCGCCCAGTCCATCACCTGCCGGACCCGATGCGAGATCAAGGGTATGTCCAGGATGTTCTCGTGCAGAGCGGTTACCGTGAGCATCCCGACGAAGAGGTGCTCGGTTCGCGCGCGAGGCGGCGCATCCTCGTCGGAGCCGGCGAGTTCGTATTCGGTGACGCTCACGAAGTACAGGTCCGCCGAATCCGGGACGAGGGAATCCACCGAACCGTTGGTCACCCGGACGACTTGGTGATTCGGGCCCGGCACCGGGTCACCCTGGATATCGGCGGCGGACCCGTCGCGCAGTACCCCGAGGCCGGAACCCGGAATCAAGGGTGTCGCGGTCTCCGGTACTCCGATGGGCGACGCCGCCGGGTGTTCGCCGTAACCGAGGACGGTGAAATGCCCGGCGGCGAGCCACCGGAGCAGTGCGGCGCATTCGACGACCTCGTCGTCGTTCCCCTGGTCGGCCAGGCGATCCAGCCGTTCGGCCACGGTGATCAAGGTATCGAGCATGGCTGGGCTGTCCTCGTCCACTGCGCGCAGTCCGACGAGAACCTGTGGAATTTCCCGTTCGATCCGATCGAGTATCTCGTCGGAGACGGGTGTGGCGAGTTGGACGTGGATCCAGGATTCCGGTGTCGCGGAATGTGCTTCGTCGTCGGCCCGCTCCGCCCGGCCGTCGACGTCGCGCGGCGCGATATCGCGCAGCTGCCCTTGCTCGTCGCGCACCACATCGAACACCGGGTGGACGACGCCGGTGACGGTGGCGCCCAGCTGAGTGAGCGTCGAGGTCACCGAATCGACGAGCAGCGGCATATCGTCGTTGACGATCTGTAATGCCACGCCGAGACCGTTACCGTCATCGGCGCGATAGAGCCTGGTGGAGACCTGGCCGGACGCGCGGTGCGCGGCGAGTTCCAGGTGATGATGGAGAATCAGTTCGGTTTGTTCGGCAATGGTCAGGGTGGCCGTATCCGATTTGCTCCAGCGGAAGTACGCTGCTTCGAGCTCGGTGGGATCACCCCGGAACCGCTGTTGCGAAATCCTGTGCTGTGTTGTGGTCACCGTGAATCTGGCCTTCCCGAGTCCGCTGCCGTCCCCTACCTGATCTCACACTCTAACGTACCGTTGCCTAACGGCACATTGAAAGAGAGCAAAATGGTAACGCGCGTCACCAGGCATTATCACTGATGGGAAGGCCCGGAAGGGCTAGAGAAGTCCTGATCGGGCCAGAAAGGTTTGCGCCGCTGCACGATTGACGAAAGTGCCGGTATCGAGGCGCAACCCCGATCCGGTATCGGCGAACAGCACCGCCGACGCGCCACTCACCGCGGCGAACACCTCGTCATCGGCGACCACCGTCGCACCGATCGACCGCCACTGCGCAATGAGCTGATCGAGCTGGGCCGGCGCGATCACCTGGACATACAGGGTCAACTCCCGGCCACCGGTGAGCCCGCCCTCCAGCACTGGATCACCGGCGGCCACCACGCACTGCTCGACACCCGAGGCCGAATCTCGTGGCCGGCACGCGGCCCCCTGTAGAGCATCGGGCAGGGCCTGCGCGGGCCGCACCGTCATACCGGAATCGCCCAACCCGCCGGTCGGAAACGGAAACGAACACGATCGAACCATCAGGATCACCAGAAGCAGCAGGACGACCACCAGTACCGCCGACGCGGCCCGCCACTGCCATGCGGGATGGTGGGCCCGGACACCGGACTCCACATCCGACACCAGTCGCGATCGAATCCGACCGGCGACCCCGCTCAGCTCACCGGCCGCCGACCGGCCCACCGGATTTCCCGGAGAAGGTTCGGCAGTGGCGGGCCGGGGAGCACTGCCCACCTCCGGCACGGGCGCGCCACAGTGCGAGCAGACCGGGCCGGAAAGCCCTACAGAGTGACCGCAATACTGGCAGATCACCTCGGACATGCCGCCGTCACCTCACTGTCCGGTGATCACGATGGAGGAAATGGCAACGGTGTTGACAGACGCTTCACCACTGGACTTGAGAACGGTCAGAACGATTTCGCTCGCTGTGACCGGCGGCTCGATCTTGGTCACCACGAGGGTTCGCTGATCGAGCGTCTCCTGGGTGAAGATGGTCTTGTCCGTCTCTTTGTCATCGTCGTCGAGCTGGTACGACACCCGCGTCACCGTCCGGAACTTCTCCCACTGGTCGGTGCCGTCAGTGCCCACATAATCCCAACCCGGCACGATACCGATGGAATCGACCTTGTATTCCTTGCCGAGATCGATGCGGAGAATCTGACCGTCGACCTTATAGGAGCGCGGGCACGACCACGCCTTGTCCGGCTCGCCCTTGAACGCGTCCATACCGTCGGTACTCCCGGGCGGGCAGTACGACTCGGCGTTCTTCACCTCGAGGGTGCCGCCGGTTTCTTCCACCGCGGCCGAGGTCGTGGCCGGTACGGTGGGCGCCGGAGTGACCGCGAGCGGCCGGGTCTCCTCCTTGGTATCACCACTGGTGAACACCAGCAGAACCACGATCACCAGGGCCACCACCGCGGCGACCGCCAACGCCACCTTCGGCTTGCGCAGTTGGTCGGCGACTTCTCGCGCGATCTCCTTCGGAGAGGCTCGCTCCTCAGCGGCCGGCGACGCGGACGCCTGCGTGACCTCCGACGACTCCTGCTGGTCCTGGACACCCCGGTTGATCCGGTCGGCAGCTTCCTGGGCATAGTCCGGCGCCATTCCGCCGGGATCGCGCGCTTGACCACTCAGCAGTGCGTTGATCCGGTCACTGGCGGACGGGCCGGCGGTGGAACGGCGCGGCGGCCGCGTTTCGACCGGTTCGAAGCCCAAGTCGGCCCGGTCGTCATCGAAGTCCGGTTCGGGCGCGCCGAACAGCGACTCATCGGCAGCGACACCCGGTGCACCGACGGTAGAGATACCCGGTGCACCGACGGCAGAGATACCCGGGGGCTCATCAGGAACGTCCACGAATGCCTGCCCGGACGCATCACCTACCGAGCTGTCCGCAGCGCTGTACCCGAAATACGGATCGGACAGCAGCGCGTCGAGGATCGCGCCGCGATGTCGGAGAAATAGATCTCCAGGGTCCGCCTCGGGCATGACCGGATGCTAGCTTCTCCGCATTGCCCGCGATCAGCCCGCTATTCCCGCGTCCGAGAAGCTACCGACTCCGCGTTTGCGCCCGCAGGACGCATTCGACTATCTGACGAAGTACTCGGGCGGAACGTCGAATACCCGGGCCAGCGCGATGATGAGATCCAACCGGGGAATCGCGTCACCGTGGATGAGCCGGTACAGCCCGGACTGCGATACCGGCACATCCGGGTACGCCAGCTCCAGGTGCTGCGCCAGCGAGTACAGCGTCAGAGAGCGGGTCGACCCGTCCTCGGTGGAAACGACCGACTCGGAGATCAGCTCCGAGAGCCGGCTGGAGAAAACAGCCGCCGCCGCACGACGAGGTGATAACTCGTCTTCGTTGCCCGAGTGCTGGATATCGCCATCCTCCGCCTGGGAATCCTCCGTTACCACAGTGAATGACATTACCGTCCGTCCGAATCAAGGGGTACGACGCCCGGCCGGCCGCGATACCGGGGTTGTCACCCCGGTATTAGACAGAGGCGCATAGACCTGCGTCTGTGGCTCGGTGAAGTCGAGATAGCGGGTTTCGCCACGCGGTTCGATGAGATTCACTCGCACCGTCCGCATGGGAATACTAACGTCTAGCACAGAGTCGCCGATCTGCTCGATCGACAGGTCCGCCGAACGGTTCCGGCGCCCGCCCGGATCGCTGATCGATACCGCGGTCGGCGCGGTGGAGCCCTGAACCGGCACATGGTCGAATACGGCGATCGTGGCCTCATTCGCTCCTCGCTCACCGGTTTCGGATTCGCCGACGACCCAGAGCGACCGCGGATCACCGACCGCGGCGACAAGGGACTTCCAATGCTGCGGTCGGCTCGTATGCACCTCCACATCCGCTCCGACCACGGTCGCTCGCAAGATGATCTGCTGGGCGACGGGCAATTCGGCGTGCACATCGATCGAGCGGCGACGCGGATTGTATCGGGCAGGATCGAAGAGGGGCATGGCCAGCCGATGTCGCGGCTGTCCGCTGATGGAACCGAGGATCTGGCCGTTCGGGCCGATGGTGACGGCCAGTTTCGCAGCGGCCTCCTCGGGCGCGGCGGCCACGGCCCGCTCGTCCCGGGTCAGATCGCGCACCGAGGTACCGGTGGGCAGTGTGGCCATGAAAGCGGTGAGCTGCTGCCCAGGCAAGCTGCGCAAGTAGTCCGGGAGTGCGTCCTCCATCGCCGGACCGACGTACCGGACCATGGCCCGTGGCCCGTCGTGTAGTTCCGACAGGCTCACCACCAGCGTGGTACGACCGTTGTTCCACGTCCAGCAATCGTCGAGCGTGACATCGTGTAGCTCGGACCAGTCGATACCGAAGCTGGTCACGACCCGCCCCGGTACCGCGGTGGAGAGGCAGTGCCAAGCCTCCCGGACCTCCGGCAGTTCGATGCCGGAGTGCAGCACGGAAAAGGCATCCACCAACGCCTCGGCAGGCAGAGCGTGCGCGGCGACGCCGCGTTCGCGCAGCCGCCCGGCGATGCGGTGGGCCGCCGTGGCGAGAGCTTTGGGGCCCACCACCGCGCACGGTCCGCGTTTGGCCAGCACCGGCAGGTTCCGCACCTGATCCAGGCGCACCACCAACCAGGTAAGCCGGTTGCCCACCACCGGATTGGGCCCGATCAACTGGTCGTAGAGCATGCTGTAGCTGCCGGCGGATCGAACCCGCTGACCGGTGGTGACGATATCGATATCGACAGCTACTCCGTACTGGTCGAGCATCGGCAACAGGGTTTCCACCCGGACCGTATCCTCGGTGTAGACCGTGTGTTCGGCGATCACGGTAGGCAGATCCAGGTTCGGCGCCAACTGGATCACCGCGATCAAGGTGTCACCATCGGCCCGGATTCCACAGACCCCGGCCGGTACCCGGATATCGCGTACCTGGTCCGATCCGGACAGGCCCCCGGCCCGGGATGCCCGTCCCATCTGGTAGCCGGCCCGATCCAGTAGCCAGCGCACCGGCGTCCGGCCCCGCAGTCGAACGGTCACCGCCGCGATCACGAAAACCACGACGATCGCGCCCACCCACCACGGTGCTTGGCCGCTCAACGCCGCGATCACGACACTGCCGCCCACCACGGCACACGCGAACGGCCCCCGCTCCACACCGGCAACCCGCTGATCGGGCGCATTCACCGTGCCCTCCGTTGCGCACGGCCCCAATAACTCACACCCGCACCGAGCAGCACCGCCACTACGATAATGATCGCGGCCGCCAACCCCGGAAGCCGATCCTCGGCGCGCCCGGCCGGCGGCAGATCGAGAATTCGAGCCTGGAACAGGCCCGTCGGCGGTTCGGGCGGGGTCCGGTAGCTGAGCGCGCGCAGCGGATCGACCACCCCCGCTCCCACCGCGTTGTCGATACCGCGAGCCGGCGCGTGTGCGCTCGCCTGCAGACGAGCGCTGATCTCGCCGGGGGTCTCATTGGGAAATCGGGACCGCAGCAACGCCGCGACCCCGGCGACATAGCCCGCCGCGAACGAAGCGCCACCGACCGGTACCAGCTGATCGGGTGCTCCGACACCGTTGATCAACCCGCCACCACCGGGGCCGAGCGATTCGATCCCGGTACCGGGAGCCGCCACCGACACCCAGGGCCCGGTGAGCGACTCCTCCGCGACCGTCCCGCTGACCGTCGTGAACCCGACCGTCAGTACGGCCGGACTGAACCATCCCGGTGTCGAAATCGTCTGGACTCCACGCCAGTTCCGCGGGTCCCCCGGACGGCCCGGGTCGATCCCGGGGTTCTGCCGGCAATTGCCGTCCGTATTGCCGGCGCCGGCCACGATCAGTGAACCCTTCACATGCACCGCGTATCCGACCGCCGCCTGCAGCATGGCCTGGTCCACCCCGGCGTCCGCGGCGAGACAGACCGGTACCGACACCACGATGACCCCGGCCCCCTGGTTCGCGGCGCGGGTGATCGCCCGTGCCAGGTTCCGGACCTCCATGGCCGACTTTTCACGCTGGTCGGCGGATGACCGCTGCAGCCGGAACGCGCCCGATCGGTACCGGATCGACACGAGCCGCGCTTCCGGAGCGACGCCGCTGAACGCGTCTGCGGGATCGGCAGCGGCGCCGATGATTCCGGCAACCAGGGTTCCGTGGGCATCGCAATCGGACAGTCCGTCCCCGCCGGCCGCGACATAGTCGCCACCGCCGACCAGATTCGGCAGTCGCGGATGCGGCGATACCCCGGTGTCGATGACCGCGACGGTTGTCCCCGCGCCTCGGCTCAGCGAGCGTGCCCGACCCAGATCGAGCGCGAGTTCCGGCGGTGGCACCCGCGACACATCGCTGTCCGGCAGCACACCCGCTGCCAGACAGCCTTTGTCCTGCTCGGTCGGCCGCTCGGGCCCGGGCGGATCGTCCGGCGGCGGCGTGCCGACACCCACCTCCGGCGGCTCCACCGCCATGGCGGGCGCGGCGCTGGTGCATATCACCAGGCCGGCCAGTGCCGTGATCGCCGCCCTGCTGATCTTCATCAGAGCCCCCGCATGGCGGTATAGACGCCCATGATCCAGAACGCGATGACCGGCACGACGAGGATGAGCAGATATTCGATGAGGTCGATCACTCGTCTGGTCACCGGGGTCAATCGTTTCCCGGGCAGCCGAAGTGCGGCCACGCAGGCCCCGCACGCCGCAGCAACCACGAGGATCACGACAGTCAGACGCGCGAACGAGCTCTCGTAGTGGCCGACCAGAACTGCGCCGAGCCCCAGCACCACGATCGCGGATCCGATGACCAGCGCGAGCGCTTGAACACGGTCCGGATACCAGCGCGAGCGCATCGCCAAGAGCCCGGCCACTGCCGTACCCATGATGATCTCCCTGATACCGCCGGGGCTCACCACAGCGCAGATCACCGTCGCTATCGCCAGCAGGGCAGAAACAGCGGTGATGAGGCCGCGCAGGCTGGTCACCGCCAACCTTGCGCGGCTCTCGATTCCCACCGCGTTGTTCTCTCGCTGCCCGGAGTCGTCCGGTGCCTCCGCATCGGTATCACCGTCCGATGTCGAAGCGGCGTCGAAAATATCGGTGAGCGTGCCCGGGGACACCTCACTTCCCGGGTCCGGCAGATCGGGAGGCCGGATCCGGGCGATCGCCACCGCGATACGCGGCGCCAGGGTCAGCAGGATGAGTCCGACGAAAACCGCACCACCGGCGACCTGCCGGACCAGCAGATCCAGATAGGTCAGTGGTATCACCGCCATGGTGATGACGACGCCGAGTCCGGTCACCGCCATCAGCGTGGCGATACCGGAACCGGTCACCCGCATCGTCGCGGCCATGGCCACCGCGACCACCACCGCGCCCGCCGCGATATTCGCCGGCGCGAGCGGTCCGGGTTCGCCGTGCGCCGGCGGCACCAGCATGGCACTGCCCGCGAACAGCAACGGCACCGAGGTCAACGCCAAACCGAGCG is a genomic window containing:
- a CDS encoding NAD-glutamate dehydrogenase, which gives rise to MTTTQHRISQQRFRGDPTELEAAYFRWSKSDTATLTIAEQTELILHHHLELAAHRASGQVSTRLYRADDGNGLGVALQIVNDDMPLLVDSVTSTLTQLGATVTGVVHPVFDVVRDEQGQLRDIAPRDVDGRAERADDEAHSATPESWIHVQLATPVSDEILDRIEREIPQVLVGLRAVDEDSPAMLDTLITVAERLDRLADQGNDDEVVECAALLRWLAAGHFTVLGYGEHPAASPIGVPETATPLIPGSGLGVLRDGSAADIQGDPVPGPNHQVVRVTNGSVDSLVPDSADLYFVSVTEYELAGSDEDAPPRARTEHLFVGMLTVTALHENILDIPLISHRVRQVMDWAGFDLNSFSGRSMLEVMQSFPRAELFSADARRLFDEVSAVMNLGLRRQIRLFLRQDPRSGAVYCLVYMPNDRYSSQVRLRMQDIVGSEFDAARIGYSARVTESDLAVVYFTVHRAAGAGAADLSEENRQRVQDLLFATTRTWSDRLESAAAGATGVAPATASAYAAAFPLSYQQEFGPERALAELRRLERLADGEIDTVLYRTADAPAGSWRFVLYVAGAGISLSRVLPVLHSLGVEAVDERPYRLDLKDGRRRWIYDFTLQVPTALLRDAVTDAELGTVLDETHLAGGLAQRFQDAVKAMWFGAAETDGLNELVLRAGLHWRQIVMLRAYAKYLKQARFGYGVAGITRVLLANPVMTRRFTELFEAYFDPDAADAASERTEEITARLTAEIDAVVGLDTDRILRALLELISATLRTNYFRHDTSGTPLPYLSLKFDPQQLDLLPQPRPRYEIFVYSPRMEGVHLRYGAVARGGLRWSDRLDDFRTEVLGLVKAQAVKNAVIVPVGAKGGFVMKRPPAVTGDDAMDRRDRQAEGVACYRMFISGLLDITDNLDRVTGAVLPPDRVVRRDGDDSYLVVAADKGTATFSDIANDVAQSHGFWLGDAFASGGSVGYDHKAMGITAKGAWESVKRHFAEMDIDTQAQDFTVVGVGDMSGDVFGNGMLLSEHIRLVAAFDHRHIFLDPDPEAARSFRERRRLFELPRSSWADYDRSLISKGGGVFDRSAKAIAVTPEIRESLGLDAKVTKLSPPEMIRAILTAPVDLLWNGGIGTYIKSSSETHAEVGDKSNDTVRVDADRLRVKVIGEGGNLGATALGRIEFCRHGGRMNTDALDNSAGVDCSDHEVNIKILLDAVVSSGELAVGERNPLLAEMTDEVSDLVLRDNISQNFRMGLSRSRAVPQAAVHRRLLNELEVRRGLDRGLEALPTDVEMQRRITAGAGLTSPELANVLAHVKLALKADLLAGDLPDSPAFASALPAYFPTPLRDRFATAIGEHRLRREIVATMVVNDVVDYGGLTFAFQLGEEVGATTDDAVRAFTAACDIFGLRSIWDRIRTAAMPTAVRDELELEVGRTLVRAARWLLLNRPQPIAIGADIARYRDGVGALAARIRDWLPQHLQDDLSQQADAVVRRGAPEDIAGDVFRTSYLFPLLDVLDIADIAERDRAEMAELYFALNSHYQIERLLTAVADVEQGQRWPTLARLAVRDDLYESLRLLTLDVAGTSDPEDAIGEKISYWESTNKSRLARAAASLAEIFASDSSDLATLSVAARQVRSLVGSADPGAVGASGAA
- a CDS encoding helix-turn-helix domain-containing protein encodes the protein MSFTVVTEDSQAEDGDIQHSGNEDELSPRRAAAAVFSSRLSELISESVVSTEDGSTRSLTLYSLAQHLELAYPDVPVSQSGLYRLIHGDAIPRLDLIIALARVFDVPPEYFVR
- the mycP gene encoding type VII secretion-associated serine protease mycosin, with product MKISRAAITALAGLVICTSAAPAMAVEPPEVGVGTPPPDDPPGPERPTEQDKGCLAAGVLPDSDVSRVPPPELALDLGRARSLSRGAGTTVAVIDTGVSPHPRLPNLVGGGDYVAAGGDGLSDCDAHGTLVAGIIGAAADPADAFSGVAPEARLVSIRYRSGAFRLQRSSADQREKSAMEVRNLARAITRAANQGAGVIVVSVPVCLAADAGVDQAMLQAAVGYAVHVKGSLIVAGAGNTDGNCRQNPGIDPGRPGDPRNWRGVQTISTPGWFSPAVLTVGFTTVSGTVAEESLTGPWVSVAAPGTGIESLGPGGGGLINGVGAPDQLVPVGGASFAAGYVAGVAALLRSRFPNETPGEISARLQASAHAPARGIDNAVGAGVVDPLRALSYRTPPEPPTGLFQARILDLPPAGRAEDRLPGLAAAIIIVVAVLLGAGVSYWGRAQRRAR
- a CDS encoding discoidin domain-containing protein produces the protein MPEADPGDLFLRHRGAILDALLSDPYFGYSAADSSVGDASGQAFVDVPDEPPGISAVGAPGISTVGAPGVAADESLFGAPEPDFDDDRADLGFEPVETRPPRRSTAGPSASDRINALLSGQARDPGGMAPDYAQEAADRINRGVQDQQESSEVTQASASPAAEERASPKEIAREVADQLRKPKVALAVAAVVALVIVVLLVFTSGDTKEETRPLAVTPAPTVPATTSAAVEETGGTLEVKNAESYCPPGSTDGMDAFKGEPDKAWSCPRSYKVDGQILRIDLGKEYKVDSIGIVPGWDYVGTDGTDQWEKFRTVTRVSYQLDDDDKETDKTIFTQETLDQRTLVVTKIEPPVTASEIVLTVLKSSGEASVNTVAISSIVITGQ
- the eccD gene encoding type VII secretion integral membrane protein EccD gives rise to the protein MTTVQPAPPSAGGGTASAEVARARIAVMVSSYQVDVVVPTRFTIETFIDDLVSVLAAAIEDEEIDFTPPAGQWSLARPGEQPMPRWRSLADHEIVDGTALMLTTVESAEVFTPVVEDITDALALINEREFAEFDADTAAIVGLSVLGVGAVASATMLSWMWTQTGSMVWCGLPALLLGVVCWGSALAARNRGAAERISLGLALTSVPLLFAGSAMLVPPAHGEPGPLAPANIAAGAVVVAVAMAATMRVTGSGIATLMAVTGLGVVITMAVIPLTYLDLLVRQVAGGAVFVGLILLTLAPRIAVAIARIRPPDLPDPGSEVSPGTLTDIFDAASTSDGDTDAEAPDDSGQRENNAVGIESRARLAVTSLRGLITAVSALLAIATVICAVVSPGGIREIIMGTAVAGLLAMRSRWYPDRVQALALVIGSAIVVLGLGAVLVGHYESSFARLTVVILVVAAACGACVAALRLPGKRLTPVTRRVIDLIEYLLILVVPVIAFWIMGVYTAMRGL
- the eccE gene encoding type VII secretion protein EccE; the protein is MNAPDQRVAGVERGPFACAVVGGSVVIAALSGQAPWWVGAIVVVFVIAAVTVRLRGRTPVRWLLDRAGYQMGRASRAGGLSGSDQVRDIRVPAGVCGIRADGDTLIAVIQLAPNLDLPTVIAEHTVYTEDTVRVETLLPMLDQYGVAVDIDIVTTGQRVRSAGSYSMLYDQLIGPNPVVGNRLTWLVVRLDQVRNLPVLAKRGPCAVVGPKALATAAHRIAGRLRERGVAAHALPAEALVDAFSVLHSGIELPEVREAWHCLSTAVPGRVVTSFGIDWSELHDVTLDDCWTWNNGRTTLVVSLSELHDGPRAMVRYVGPAMEDALPDYLRSLPGQQLTAFMATLPTGTSVRDLTRDERAVAAAPEEAAAKLAVTIGPNGQILGSISGQPRHRLAMPLFDPARYNPRRRSIDVHAELPVAQQIILRATVVGADVEVHTSRPQHWKSLVAAVGDPRSLWVVGESETGERGANEATIAVFDHVPVQGSTAPTAVSISDPGGRRNRSADLSIEQIGDSVLDVSIPMRTVRVNLIEPRGETRYLDFTEPQTQVYAPLSNTGVTTPVSRPAGRRTP